Proteins from one Panthera leo isolate Ple1 chromosome D1, P.leo_Ple1_pat1.1, whole genome shotgun sequence genomic window:
- the MRGPRX2 gene encoding mas-related G-protein coupled receptor member X2 isoform X1, whose protein sequence is MRRAAFPLALPSLEDKKLVKSAVSCCPAGSNYSNGGVHAPPWRGHYASTIVLIMQPQSSSPGQKETRDRRCSSLVCVPRNTSGGFLSIDPTAPAWEGTLTPVNGSDEDHPPSDNMEILIVTLLTFTFALGGLVGNVTVLWLLGCRMQRNAFSVYILNLAGADFLFLSSQVVYALEALINFHSVYFSIPRFFTTMWTFAYIASVSLLSAISTERCLSVLCPIWYRCHRPRHTSTVTCGLLWALSLLLSILEGKYCGFLFRDFDPGLCLAFDFVAAAWLIFLFVLLSGSSLALLTRLLWSSQRMQLTRVYVTVGLTVLAFLFCGLPYGIHWFLVFWIQQGFDASLWHLYLAALTLSCVNSCANPIIYFFVGSFRQRWPRQRKTLRMVLQRALQDASGGDESEVSLPQETLVMSGNSLAP, encoded by the exons CCCCCCCATGGCGGGGCCACTATGCGTCAACCATCGTTCTGATTATGCAGCCACAGTCTTCCAGCCCAGGTCAAAAAGAGACAAGAGATCG caggtgctcaagtCTTGTTTGTGTCCCCAGGAATACCAGTGGAGGGTTTCTGAGCATCGATCCCACCGCCCCGGCCTGGGAGGGCACACTCACACCAGTGAATGGAAGTGATGAGGACCATCCTCCAAGTGACAACATGGAAATCCTGATCGTGACTTTGCTGACCTTCACCTTTGCCCTGGGCGGGCTGGTGGGAAACGTGACCGTGCTCTGGCTGCTGGGCTGCCGCATGCAGAGGAACGCTTTCTCCGTCTACATCCTCAACCTGGCAGGAGctgacttcctcttcctctcctcccaggtTGTATACGCCCTGGAGGCGCTCATCAACTTCCATTCGGTGTACTTTTCCATCCCCAGATTTTTCACTACCATGTGGACCTTCGCCTACATCGCGAGCGTGAGCCTTCTCAGCGCCATCAGCACCGAGCGCTGCCTGTCGGTCCTTTGTCCCATCTGGTACCGCTGCCACCGCCCAAGACACACGTCAACTGTGACGTGTGGCCTGCTCTGGGCCCTCTCCCTGCTGCTGAGCATCCTGGAAGGGAAGTACTGTGGCTTCCTGTTTAGGGATTTTGACCCTGGGCTGTGTCTGGCGTTTGATTTCGTCGCGGCCGCCTGGCTGATTTTCTTATTTGTGCTTCTCTCTGGGTCCAGCCTGGCCCTGCTGACCAGACTGCTGTGGAGCTCCCAGCGGATGCAGCTGACCAGGGTGTATGTGACTGTGGGGCTCACAGTGCTGGCCTTCCTCTTCTGCGGCCTGCCCTACGGCATTCACTGGTTCCTCGTATTCTGGATTCAGCAGGGTTTTGATGCGTCCCTCTGGCATCTTTATCTGGCTGCGCTCACCCTGTCCTGTGTCAACAGCTGTGCCAACCCCATCATTTACTTCTTTGTTGGCTCCTTCAGGCAGCGGTGGCCCCGGCAGCGGAAGACCCTCAGGATGGTTCTCCAGAGGGCCCTGCAGGACGCATCCGGAGGGGATGAAAGCGAAGTCAGCCTGCCTCAGGAAACTCTGGTGATGTCGGGAAACAGTCTGGCGCCCTGA
- the MRGPRX2 gene encoding mas-related G-protein coupled receptor member X2 isoform X2 translates to MVLRNTSGGFLSIDPTAPAWEGTLTPVNGSDEDHPPSDNMEILIVTLLTFTFALGGLVGNVTVLWLLGCRMQRNAFSVYILNLAGADFLFLSSQVVYALEALINFHSVYFSIPRFFTTMWTFAYIASVSLLSAISTERCLSVLCPIWYRCHRPRHTSTVTCGLLWALSLLLSILEGKYCGFLFRDFDPGLCLAFDFVAAAWLIFLFVLLSGSSLALLTRLLWSSQRMQLTRVYVTVGLTVLAFLFCGLPYGIHWFLVFWIQQGFDASLWHLYLAALTLSCVNSCANPIIYFFVGSFRQRWPRQRKTLRMVLQRALQDASGGDESEVSLPQETLVMSGNSLAP, encoded by the exons ATGGTGCTCAG GAATACCAGTGGAGGGTTTCTGAGCATCGATCCCACCGCCCCGGCCTGGGAGGGCACACTCACACCAGTGAATGGAAGTGATGAGGACCATCCTCCAAGTGACAACATGGAAATCCTGATCGTGACTTTGCTGACCTTCACCTTTGCCCTGGGCGGGCTGGTGGGAAACGTGACCGTGCTCTGGCTGCTGGGCTGCCGCATGCAGAGGAACGCTTTCTCCGTCTACATCCTCAACCTGGCAGGAGctgacttcctcttcctctcctcccaggtTGTATACGCCCTGGAGGCGCTCATCAACTTCCATTCGGTGTACTTTTCCATCCCCAGATTTTTCACTACCATGTGGACCTTCGCCTACATCGCGAGCGTGAGCCTTCTCAGCGCCATCAGCACCGAGCGCTGCCTGTCGGTCCTTTGTCCCATCTGGTACCGCTGCCACCGCCCAAGACACACGTCAACTGTGACGTGTGGCCTGCTCTGGGCCCTCTCCCTGCTGCTGAGCATCCTGGAAGGGAAGTACTGTGGCTTCCTGTTTAGGGATTTTGACCCTGGGCTGTGTCTGGCGTTTGATTTCGTCGCGGCCGCCTGGCTGATTTTCTTATTTGTGCTTCTCTCTGGGTCCAGCCTGGCCCTGCTGACCAGACTGCTGTGGAGCTCCCAGCGGATGCAGCTGACCAGGGTGTATGTGACTGTGGGGCTCACAGTGCTGGCCTTCCTCTTCTGCGGCCTGCCCTACGGCATTCACTGGTTCCTCGTATTCTGGATTCAGCAGGGTTTTGATGCGTCCCTCTGGCATCTTTATCTGGCTGCGCTCACCCTGTCCTGTGTCAACAGCTGTGCCAACCCCATCATTTACTTCTTTGTTGGCTCCTTCAGGCAGCGGTGGCCCCGGCAGCGGAAGACCCTCAGGATGGTTCTCCAGAGGGCCCTGCAGGACGCATCCGGAGGGGATGAAAGCGAAGTCAGCCTGCCTCAGGAAACTCTGGTGATGTCGGGAAACAGTCTGGCGCCCTGA